From a single Silene latifolia isolate original U9 population chromosome 6, ASM4854445v1, whole genome shotgun sequence genomic region:
- the LOC141658582 gene encoding putative germin-like protein 2-1, translating into METKVGMIAIICMAFAISFYVVNAADPSPLQSFCVGINDPNSAVFVNGKFCKNPKDVTINDFIHKNFNVAGNTSNIQGANATLVDESLFPGLNTLGVAMARVDFAPYGLNTPHLHPLGSEIFSVMEGSLYAGFVTTDNKLFDTVIGPGDMIVFPQGLIHFQLNIGDTEALAIASFGSQNPLRVNVPNALFGTNPPILGDVLTKAFQVDGNVIDKLRGQFPGQENGVETGRSILRLIQQNSS; encoded by the exons ATGGAGACGAAAGTTGGAATGATAGCAATAATTTGCATGGCATTTGCAATAAGTTTTTACGTTGTAAATGCAGCTGATCCTTCTCCTCTTCAAAGTTTCTGTGTTGGAATTAATGACCCTAATTCCGCAG TATTTGTGAACGGAAAATTCTGCAAAAACCCGAAGGACGTAACAATCAACGACTTCATACACAAAAATTTCAACGTAGCCGGCAACACAAGCAACATTCAAGGAGCCAACGCAACATTAGTAGACGAATCCTTGTTCCCAGGACTAAACACCCTTGGAGTAGCCATGGCTCGTGTCGATTTCGCCCCATACGGCCTAAACACCCCTCACTTACACCCTCTTGGGTCTGAAATATTTTCGGTCATGGAGGGATCATTATACGCCGGGTTTGTGACAACCGATAACAAACTTTTCGACACGGTCATTGGTCCCGGGGACATGATTGTATTTCCACAAGGGTTGATACATTTTCAGCTTAATATTGGTGATACTGAAGCTCTTGCAATTGCTTCATTTGGTAGTCAAAATCCTCTACGTGTTAACGTTCCGAATGCTTTATTTGGAACTAACCCTCCAATTTTGGGTGATGTTCTTACAAAAGCATTTCAAGTTGATGGAAATGTGATTGATAAACTCCGAGGGCAATTTCCGGGTCAAGAAAATGGTGTTGAGACTGGAAGATCTATCTTGAGGTTAATTCAGCAGAATTCTTCTTAA
- the LOC141586330 gene encoding uncharacterized protein LOC141586330 produces the protein MEEDQGGSSSNGGGVIDTAKADRSVWLMKCPLLISRSWNSRATSSDSQQQPPLAKVVISVDPLRPDDRSAVQFSMEMNGAEVGPRSYSLNMFKDVVPMSIFSEASQGKLAVEGKVDHKFDMKPHNENFEEYGRMCRERTHKSMVKNRQIQVIDNSNGLHMRPMPGLMGTGGGGAKDKKKTIPIKPVEMKRTRRDRGELEDIMFKLFEKKPNWALKQLVQETDQPAQFLKEILNELCIYNKRGTNQGTYELKPEYKKAVDNTGAE, from the exons atggAGGAAGATCAAGGCGGAAGTAGCAGCAACGGCGGCGGCGTGATAGACACGGCGAAGGCTGATAGATCGGTGTGGTTAATGAAGTGTCCACTTCTAATTTCTAGGTCGTGGAATTCACGCGCCACCTCTTCCgactctcaacaacaacctcctctTGCTAAAGTCGTCATCTCCGTTGATCCTTTACGCCCCGACGATCGCTCCGCTGTTCAG TTCTCGATGGAAATGAATGGTGCTGAAGTTGGTCCAAGGAGCTACTCACTGAACATGTTCAAAGATGTTGTTCCCATGTCAATTTTCTCAGAGGCCTCTCAAG GCAAGCTTGCAGTGGAAGGCAAAGTCGATCACAAATTTGACATGAAACCCCATAATGAAAACTTTGAGGAGTATGGAAGAATGTGTCGTGAAAGGACACATAAGTCTATGGTTAAGAATCGACAGATTCAA GTGATTGATAATAGTAACGGTTTGCACATGAGGCCTATGCCTGGATTGATGGGAACTGGTGGTGGTGGTGCCAAG GACAAGAAGAAGACGATACCAATTAAGCCAGTGGAGATGAAGAGAACTAGAAGGGATCGCGGGGAACTGGAAGACATTATGTTTAAGCTGTTTGAAAAGAAACCTAATTGGGCACTCAAGCAATTGGTTCAAGAGACAGATCAACCTGCG CAATTCTTGAAAGAAATACTGAATGAACTGTGCATATACAACAAAAGAGGAACAAATCAAGGTACATATGAGCTTAAGCCCGAATACAAGAAAGCAGTGGATAACACAGGAGCTGAATAG